One window of the Strix uralensis isolate ZFMK-TIS-50842 chromosome 3, bStrUra1, whole genome shotgun sequence genome contains the following:
- the DISP1 gene encoding protein dispatched homolog 1 isoform X4, whose amino-acid sequence MCTVLIVVCALVGILVPDLPDFSDPLLGFEPRGTAIGQRLVTWNNMVKNTGYKATLANYPFKYADEQAKSHQDDRWSDDHYEREKRQADWNFHKDTFFCDIPSDRYSRVVFTSTEGENLWNLNAIKSMCNVDNLRIRSHSQFGDLCQRATAASCCPSWTLGNYIAILNNRSSCQKIVERDVSHTLKLLRTCTKYYYNGTLGPDCWDMNAKRKDQLKCTNVPRKCTKYNAVYQILHYLVDKDFLSPKTADYVLPALKYSMLFSPTEKGESMMSIYLDNFENWNASDGVTTITGIEFGIKHRLFQDYLLMDTVYPAIAIVIVLLVMCVYTKSMFITLMTMFAIISSLIISYFLYRVVFNFEFFPFMNLTALIILVGIGADDAFVLCDVWNYTKFDKPHAGTSETVSITLQHAALSMFVTSFTTAAAFYANYVSNITAIRCFGVYAGTAILVNYVLMVTWLPAVVVLHERYLLNIFSCFKKPQQRVYNNKNCWTVLCQMFHKIIFAVSEASRIFFEKVLPCIVIKFRYIWLFWFLALTVGGAYIVCVNPKMKLPSLELSEFQVFRSSHPFERYDAEYKKLFMFERVHHGEELHMPITVIWGVTPEDNGDPLNPKSKGKLQLDSSFNIASPASQVWILRFCQKLRNQTFYYQTEEQDFTSCFIETFKQWMENQDCDEPSLYPCCSHWSFPYKQEVFELCIKRAIMELERSTGYHLDSKTPGPRFDLNDTIRAVVLEFQSTYLFTLAYEKMHQFYREVDSWISSELSSAPEGLSNGWFVSNLEFYDLQDSLSDGTLIAMGLSVAVAFSVMLLTTWNIIISLYAIVSIAGTIFVTVGSLVLLGWELNVLESVTISVAVGLSVDFAVHYGVAYRLAPDPDREGKVIFSLSRMGSAIAMAALTTFVAGAMMMPSTVLAYTQLGTFMMLIMCISWAFATFFFQCMCRCLGPQGTCGQIPLPKKLRCNAFSQTFSGAQGGRGQNKSHPVSKYQLDSRSQKPEMEHEHYELEPLASQTGICNPAEKVTYEETHICSELFSSRPQNTCMPMHSAYNSEMSKSIKNVASSAMLQTSIDQHTICPIFSQNRQCSCPDAYKQVAVKWSPHSCQQLSDTFCYQCSPSPAAVQIQSSVAPINALQQAAEGYVHPVQHVLHCSCLQGRLKRTMTQNSLPKNFFLQSVQQFQAHQRINRTDSHAHQNPEENVRTVPRVMSSSQFLCRNAGPLIVHCSECENSVSNNQKGFCQQTDKCDEKSGTEANGIESKKASLSKQKKKAESKIDQRSLQNDGVLKADQNDKKHLLNRSAREARYEGCRENSHCCSKAITVKCNSVDCQMPNIEANVPPMLMRPELSNESLLIKTL is encoded by the exons GTGATCGCTATTCACGAGTGGTGTTTACATCAACAGAAGGAGAGAATTTATGGAATTTGAATGCAATTAAGTCAATGTGCAATGTAGATAACTTGAGG ATCAGATCCCATTCCCAGTTTGGCGATCTCTGCCAGAGAGCCACTGCTGCTTCGTGCTGTCCCAGCTGGACACTGGGCAACTATATTGCTATTCTAAACAACAGGTCATCGTGTCAAAAAATTGTAGAACGAGACGTGTCTCACACCCTAAAGCTGCTTCGCACATGTACCAAATACTACTACAACGGAACCCTGGGGCCGGACTGCTGGGATATGAATGCCAAAAGGAAGGACCAACTCAAGTGTACAAACGTGCCTCGCAAATGTACCAAGTACAATGCTGTTTACCAGATCCTTCACTATCTAGTGGACAAGGATTTTCTAAGCCCAAAGACAGCTGACTATGTCTTACcagctttaaaatacagcatgCTCTTCTCTCCGACTGAGAAAGGGGAAAGCATGATGAGTATTTACCTAGATAACTTTGAGAACTGGAACGCTTCGGATGGTGTAACAACCATCACAGGGATTGAGTTTGGAATAAAACATAGATTGTTTCAAGATTACCTGTTGATGGATACTGTGTATCCTGCCATAGCCATTGTAATTGTTTTATTAGTTATGTGTGTATACACGAAGTCCATGTTTATCACGCTGATGACTATGTTTGCAATAATTAGTTCCttgattatttcttattttctctatCGGGTAGTATTTAATTTTGAGTTCTTTCCATTCATGAATCTCACAGCATTGATTATTCTTGTTGGGATTGGAGCAGATGATGCTTTTGTCTTATGTGACGTTTGGAACTACACAAAATTTGATAAACCTCATGCTGGAACCTCTGAAACAGTGAGCATCACATTGCAGCACGCTGCTCTTTCTATGTTTGTCACAAGTTTTACTACCGCTGCTGCCTTCTATGCTAATTATGTCAGCAATATCACAGCAATCAGGTGTTTTGGTGTTTATGCCGGCACTGCCATTTTGGTGAATTATGTTCTGATGGTTACATGGCTACCTGCTGTAGTTGTATTACATGAACGATATCTTCTCAATATTTTCAGTTGCTTTAAGAAACCTCAGCAGAGGGTATACAACAACAAAAACTGCTGGACAGTGTTGTGCCAAATGTTCCACAAGATTATTTTTGCAGTCTCAGAAGCATCCaggatattttttgaaaaagtttTGCCATGCATTGTTATCAAATTTCGATATATTTGGCTTTTCTGGTTCCTTGCCTTAACAGTTGGTGGAGCATATATTGTGTGTGTAAATCCAAAGATGAAATTGCCGTCATTGGAGCTCTCTGAGTTTCAGGTATTTAGGTCTTCTCACCCATTCGAACGATATGATGCAGAATACAAAAAGCTTTTTATGTTTGAACGTGTCCATCATGGAGAAGAGCTCCACATGCCAATTACAGTAATCTGGGGTGTCACACCTGAGGATAATGGTGACCCTTTAAACCCTAAAAGTAAAGGAAAGCTGCAGCTAGATAGCAGTTTTAATATCGCTAGCCCAGCTTCACAGGTTTGGATTTTACGTTTCTGTCAGAAGTTAagaaatcaaacattttattATCAGACTGAAGAACAAGACTTCACAAGCTGCTTCATTGAAACATTTAAGCAGTGGATGGAAAATCAAGACTGTGATGAGCCATCTCTTTACCCCTGCTGCAGCCACTGGAGCTTTCCATACAAACAAGAAGTTTTCGAATTATGTATCAAGAGAGCTATAATGGAGCTAGAAAGAAGCACAGGGTACCATTTAGATAGTAAAACCCCAGGGCCTCGCTTTGACCTAAATGACACCATCAGGGCAGTGGTGTTGGAGTTCCAAAGCACCTACCTCTTCACGCTGGCTTATGAGAAAATGCATCAGTTCTACAGAGAGGTAGACTCATGGATTTCAAGTGAGCTTAGCTCTGCTCCTGAAGGTCTTAGCAATGGTTGGTTTGTGAGTAACCTTGAATTTTATGATCTTCAGGACAGTCTTTCTGATGGTACTCTAATTGCCATGGGTCTTTCAGTTGCTGTTGCGTTTAGTGTAATGCTTCTTACAACTTGGAATATAATTATAAGCCTTTATGCAATAGTTTCAATAGCTGGAACTATTTTTGTCACTGTAGGTTCTCTGGTTCTTCTTGGATGGGAGCTAAATGTGTTAGAATCCGTCACTATTTCGGTGGCCGTTGGCTTATCTGTAGACTTCGCTGTTCATTACGGAGTGGCTTATCGCTTAGCCCCTGACCCTGACCGAgagggaaaagtaattttttctttaagcCGTATGGGTTCTGCTATTGCAATGGCTGCATTGACCACATTTGTAGCTGGAGCAATGATGATGCCCTCTACAGTGTTGGCGTACACGCAGCTTGGCACTTTTATGATGCTTATAATGTGCATTAGTTGGGCTTTTGCAACGTTCTTCTTCCAGTGCATGTGCCGATGCCTTGGACCTCAGGGCACTTGTGGCCAGATCCCACTACCAAAAAAATTGCGGTGTAATGCCTTTTCTCAGACCTTTTCAGGAGCCCAAGGGGGCAGAGGTCAAAATAAATCACATCCTGTTAGCAAATATCAGCTGGACTCCAGAAGTCAAAAACCAGAAATGGAGCATGAGCACTATGAGCTCGAGCCTCTGGCATCACAAACAGGTATCTGTAACCCTGCAGAGAAAGTGACTTACGAAGAAACTCATATCTGCTCAGAGCTCTTCAGCAGCAGGCCCCAAAACACATGTATGCCTATGCATTCAGCCTATAATAGTGAAATGAGTAAAAGCATAAAAAATGTTGCTAGTTCAGCTATGTTACAGACATCTATTGACCAACACACCATATGCCCAATTTTCTCTCAAAACAGGCAGTGTAGCTGTCCCGATGCATATAAGCAAGTGGCAGTGAAGTGGAGCCCACACTCATGTCAGCAGTTAAGTGACACCTTCTGTTACCAGTGTTCTCCTTCACCGGCAGCTGTACAGATCCAAAGCTCTGTAGCTCCTATAAATGCTTTACAGCAAGCTGCCGAAGGGTACGTGCATCCAGTCCAGCATGTCCTCCACTGCAGTTGCCTTCAAGGAAGGCTCAAAAGAACGATGACGCAGAACTCCCTGCCTAAAAATTTTTTCCTCCAGTCCGTGCAACAATTTCAGGCACATCAAAGAATAAATAGGACAGATTCACATGCTCATCAAAACCCGGAGGAAAATGTAAGAACTGTTCCAAGGGTGATGAGCTCCTCACAGTTTCTCTGTCGAAACGCAGGACCTCTAATAGTGCATTGCTCTGAATGTGAGAACAGTGTATCAAATAACCAAAAGGGATTCTGTCAGCAGACAGACAAGTGTGATGAAAAGAGTGGTACAGAAGCGAATGGGATTGAAAGCAAGAAAGCCTCTCtgtcaaagcagaaaaagaaagctgagaGCAAGATAGATCAGCGTTCTTTGCAGAATGATGGGGTTTTGAAGGCTGACCAAAATGATAAAAAACATCTGCTGAATAGGTCAGCGAGAGAGGCTCGCTACGAGGGTTGCCGTGAAAATTCACACTGTTGTAGCAAGGCTATCACAGTGAAGTGCAATTCTGTTGACTGTCAAATGCCAAACATCGAAGCCAATGTGCCTCCTATGTTAATGCGCCCAGAACTTTCCAATGAAAGTTTGTTAATAAAAACGCtataa